A single window of Candidatus Nanopelagicales bacterium DNA harbors:
- a CDS encoding VOC family protein codes for AIPGPPVMDEQTKSLVERLMSQGFATGLFFTTDDAHAAYASLVANGVEVTGEPTEQPYGIDFGFRDPSGNSYRVSQRIPMG; via the coding sequence GGCCATCCCCGGGCCGCCCGTCATGGACGAGCAGACCAAGAGCCTGGTCGAGCGACTCATGTCGCAGGGGTTCGCCACCGGCCTGTTCTTCACCACCGACGACGCCCACGCCGCCTACGCATCCCTCGTCGCCAACGGCGTCGAGGTGACCGGCGAACCGACCGAGCAGCCGTACGGCATCGACTTCGGCTTCCGCGACCCGTCCGGCAACTCCTACCGGGTGTCGCAGCGCATCCCCATGGGGTGA